In Mustela nigripes isolate SB6536 chromosome 2, MUSNIG.SB6536, whole genome shotgun sequence, a single window of DNA contains:
- the TREX1 gene encoding three-prime repair exonuclease 1, which yields MGSQAPAPGPVQTLIFLDLEATGLPSSQPKVTELCLLAVHRCALESSPPTQGPPTVPPPPRVLDKLSLCVAPGKACSPEASKITGLSTAILAAHGRLCFDADLAGLLRAFLQRQPQPWCLVAHNGDRYDFPLLQAELAVLGLASVLDGALCVDSIAALKALERAASPSEHGPRKSYSLGSVYTRLYGQAPPDSHMAESDVLALLSICQWRPRALLQWVDAHARPFSTVKPMYVVTASAGTNPRPSASTATKALARATDTSANLGKGRKLKAVPPVEGPGASPKEGLLAPLGLLAFLTLALAMLYGLSLATPGQ from the coding sequence ATGGGCTCACAGGCCCCGGCCCCAGGACCCGTGCAGACCCTCATTTTCTTGGACCTGGAGGCCACtggcctgccttcctcccagcccAAGGTCACGGAGCTGTGCCTGCTGGCTGTCCACAGATGTGCCCTGGAGAGCTCACCCCCTACTCAGGGGCCTCCCACAGTGCCCCCACCACCCCGGGTGCTGGACAAGCTCTCTCTGTGTGTGGCTCCAGGGAAGGCTTGCAGCCCAGAAGCTAGCAAGATCACAGGCCTAAGCACAGCCATACTGGCAGCACATGGACGACTGTGCTTTGACGCCGACCTGGCCGGCCTGCTCCGAGCCTTCCTGCAGCGCCAGCCACAGCCCTGGTGCCTCGTGGCACACAACGGCGACCGCTATGACTTCCCCTTGCTCCAGGCGGAGCTGGCTGTACTAGGCCTTGCTAGTGTTCTGGATGGTGCCCTCTGTGTGGATAGCATTGCTGCCCTGAAGGCCCTGGAGCGTGCTGCCAGCCCCTCAGAGCATGGTCCACGGAAGAGCTACAGTCTGGGCAGTGTCTACACACGCCTGTATGGCCAAGCCCCCCCGGACTCCCACATGGCCGAGAGTGACGTCCTTGCCCTGCTCAGCATCTGTCAGTGGAGGCCGCGGGCCCTGCTCCAGTGGGTGGATGCACACGCCAGGCCGTTCAGCACTGTCAAGCCCATGTACGTGGTCACAGCCTCTGCTGGAACCAACCCAAGGCCATCTGCCTCCACGGCCACTAAAGCCCTGGCCAGAGCCACGGACACTAGTGCCAACCTGGGCAAGGGCAGGAAGCTCAAGGCCGTTCCTCCAGTGGAGGGCCCTGGAGCCTCACCCAAGGAGGGACTGCTGGCCCCACTGGGCCTGCTGGCCTTCCTCACCTTGGCACTAGCCATGCTGTATGGGCTTTCCTTGGCTACACCTGGGCAGTAG
- the SHISA5 gene encoding protein shisa-5 isoform X3: protein MSGFGATVAIGLTIFVLTVVTVIICFTCSCCSLYKMCRRPPRPVVTTTTATTVVHTPYPQPPSVPPSYPGPTYQGYHPMPPQPGMPAAPYPTQYPPPYPAQPMGPPAYHETLAGGAAMPYPASQPPYNPAYMDPPKTVP from the exons GTTTGGGGCAACCGTAGCCATCGGCCTGACCATCTTCGTGCTCACTGTTGTCACCGTCATCATCTGCTTCACCTGTTCCTGCTGCTCTCTCTATAAGATGTGCCGCCGGCCACCGCGTC CGGTGGTCACCACCACCACGGCCACGACGGTGGTGCACACCCCTTACCCTCAGCCTCCAAGTGTGCCCCCCAGCTACCCAGGACCGACGTACCAGGGCTACCACCCCATGCCCCCACAGCCAGGGATGCCAGCAGCACCTTACCCAACACAGTACCCCCCGCCTTACCCTGCCCAGCCTATGGGCCCCCCAGCATACCACGAGACACTGGCTG GAGGTGCGGCCATGCCCTACCCTGCCAGCCAGCCTCCTTACAACCCGGCCTACATGGACCCACCGAAGACAGTTCCCTGA
- the SHISA5 gene encoding protein shisa-5 isoform X4, producing MGFGATVAIGLTIFVLTVVTVIICFTCSCCSLYKMCRRPPRPVVTTTTATTVVHTPYPQPPSVPPSYPGPTYQGYHPMPPQPGMPAAPYPTQYPPPYPAQPMGPPAYHETLAGGAAMPYPASQPPYNPAYMDPPKTVP from the exons GTTTGGGGCAACCGTAGCCATCGGCCTGACCATCTTCGTGCTCACTGTTGTCACCGTCATCATCTGCTTCACCTGTTCCTGCTGCTCTCTCTATAAGATGTGCCGCCGGCCACCGCGTC CGGTGGTCACCACCACCACGGCCACGACGGTGGTGCACACCCCTTACCCTCAGCCTCCAAGTGTGCCCCCCAGCTACCCAGGACCGACGTACCAGGGCTACCACCCCATGCCCCCACAGCCAGGGATGCCAGCAGCACCTTACCCAACACAGTACCCCCCGCCTTACCCTGCCCAGCCTATGGGCCCCCCAGCATACCACGAGACACTGGCTG GAGGTGCGGCCATGCCCTACCCTGCCAGCCAGCCTCCTTACAACCCGGCCTACATGGACCCACCGAAGACAGTTCCCTGA